From Nycticebus coucang isolate mNycCou1 chromosome 6, mNycCou1.pri, whole genome shotgun sequence, the proteins below share one genomic window:
- the LOC128589200 gene encoding zinc finger protein 706-like translates to MARGQQKIQSQQKNAKKQAGQKKEQGHDQKAAAKAALTYTCTVCRTQMPGPKTFKQHFESKHPDSTSSRTG, encoded by the coding sequence ATGGCTCGCGGACAGCAGAAGATTCAGTCTCAGCAGAAAAATGCCAAAAAGCAAGCTGGACAGAAGAAGGAACAAGGACACGACCAAAAGGCTGCTGCCAAAGCTGCCTTAACATACACCTGCACTGTCTGCAGGACACAAATGCCAGGCCCTAAGACCTTCAAGCAGCACTTTGAGAGCAAGCATCCTGACTCCACTTCCTCCAGAACTGGCTGA